A stretch of the Aegilops tauschii subsp. strangulata cultivar AL8/78 chromosome 4, Aet v6.0, whole genome shotgun sequence genome encodes the following:
- the LOC109756458 gene encoding abscisic stress-ripening protein 5: MAEEKHHHHLFHHKEGEDFQPAADGGVDTYGYSTETVVTATGNEGEYERITKEEKHHKHKEHLGEMGAAAAGAFALYEKHEAKKDPEHAHKHKFEEEVAAAAAVGAGGFVFHEHHEKKQDHKEAKEASGEKKHHHFG; this comes from the exons ATGGCGGAGGAGaagcaccaccaccacctgttccACCACAAGGAGGGCGAGGACTTCCAGCCCGCCGCTGACGGCGGCGTCGACACGTACGGGTACTCGACCGAGACGGTGGTGACCGCcaccggcaacgagggggagtaCGAGCGGATCACCAAGGAGGAGAAGCACCACAAGCACAAGGAGCACCTCGGCGAGatgggcgccgccgccgccggagccttCGCCCTC TACGAGAAGCACGAGGCGAAGAAGGACCCGGAGCACGCGCACAAGCACAAGTtcgaggaggaggtggccgccGCTGCAGCCGTCGGCGCCGGCGGCTTCGTCTTCCACGAGCACCAcgagaagaagcaggaccacaaGGAGGCCAAGGAGGCCAGCGGCGAGAAGAAGCACCACCACTTCGGCTAG